The genomic segment CTCCACTTCACTGTCTTGGATGAGTATTGTGGACAGTGACGAGCACACAATCGGGTCGTCATCAACTATGGCAACTTTCATTTCGCTCCCCCTGAACAATCATGACTGTTATCTGTTTGCGTATTCATCTGATGCACCGGTTTATGTTGATCCGTTACCAGATCCTGCCACCGTTCTTTTGGTATAGAGACAAACACTCTCCATCCGGTACCATACGGGCCACACAATGCAGAGCCGCCAAGTTGCTGTGCGCGTTCTTCGATATCTGCCAAACCCATACCGCCCATGCCACGTCGAAGACTTCCTTCATTGCTGTCACCACCGAAGGCCATGAATACCGGGCGCCTACGCTCTCGATGTACACCATCCAACTCCGATGAACTTGGCGCTGAATCATCATAAGCAACCTCATCCGAAGATATACCGGCAGGATAAGCATTGCTCGGTGCAGCTTGTATCTCTGCGCCATCGTCTTGAACCACCAGTTGCCACAGTGCAGGCATATTCCTCAATATGATGGTGACATGGTGTGCACTGCTGTGCCGTGCTGTGTTATTCAGAGCTTCTCTGATTGTCATCACAAAGCAGCGAGTCACAGCTACAGGGGCATCTTGGATTGCATTCTCTAGGTGAACCTCTATTGATGCAGAGGTATTTTCTGTTCCGACTGTCCCCCTGGTATCACTCAAGTCAAGGCAGTGTGCAGCCACATCAATCTGGCTACTAAAGTCATTACCCTGCTCATCAAGGTCATGTACAGCGTCGCGGACCATCGTCATAGCTTGCACGAAGGTATTCTCAAGATCCTGAAATGATTGGATAGTCTGCTCATCAGTTGTGGATTGAGCGAGCACTTGGGATGCGTGGGCTTGCATAATTCCTCTAGTGAGGAGATGCCCGACATTATCGTGAATCTCTCTAGCAATTCTGGTACGTTCCAAAAGCGTTGCATGACGAGTTGAACGAATACGCTCTGTTTCCATTTCTAATCTGTCAGCATGAATACGCCTGACGGCATCGTTACTAGAATCTTCCGCTCTCAGGAGCTGGAGTTTCACGGCGCTTAAGGCTGCCAACGTGACACCAATACCGAAGGTGATGAAACTGAACAATGCCACAACCATATGCACGCCGAGCTTCGTAGCGTCACTCCATATCACAGATGTAACGACAGCGGCAAACCAAACGAAATAAAGTAACCAGCGCATCAAGCGAAGCTTGGGCTGCAAACGCGTATTCTTATACAATTCGCTTTGCCTTTGCCGGCCACCCAATATCAAACCCGTATCGCATGATGAAAGAGGTATGAATGGGATCAACATTGGCACGAACATACTTGCCAAGAACAAGCATATACATGGAAGCGAAGCATACCAGCGCGGCAACGACCATTCACTCAAAGCACTAGCGGATAACGACACCAGTAGCGCTACAACTAGAGGAGCTTCGAGCGTACCGTCTGCGAGTATCACTGCCCATATAAGACAGAGCATCCAGATCAAGAGTTTGAGCACACTACGCCACATAGCAACTCCATCTTTTCAGCATTCTGTCATCATTAACGATACATGCTTAGCCCTGTGTATTTCTCCGCCAAATATGATGACAAACATCACTTGATCCGATGACACTGATCACTAACGCGAGGCATAACTATGTGGGAA from the Bifidobacterium sp. genome contains:
- a CDS encoding sensor histidine kinase; translation: MRWLLYFVWFAAVVTSVIWSDATKLGVHMVVALFSFITFGIGVTLAALSAVKLQLLRAEDSSNDAVRRIHADRLEMETERIRSTRHATLLERTRIAREIHDNVGHLLTRGIMQAHASQVLAQSTTDEQTIQSFQDLENTFVQAMTMVRDAVHDLDEQGNDFSSQIDVAAHCLDLSDTRGTVGTENTSASIEVHLENAIQDAPVAVTRCFVMTIREALNNTARHSSAHHVTIILRNMPALWQLVVQDDGAEIQAAPSNAYPAGISSDEVAYDDSAPSSSELDGVHRERRRPVFMAFGGDSNEGSLRRGMGGMGLADIEERAQQLGGSALCGPYGTGWRVFVSIPKERWQDLVTDQHKPVHQMNTQTDNSHDCSGGAK